A region of Streptomyces cinnamoneus DNA encodes the following proteins:
- a CDS encoding aldehyde dehydrogenase family protein: MTAPIAFWLAGREATGEETFDVTNSWDGRLVGTVSVPTEAQVEEAVAAAHAVRDEFAATPAYVRAAALDHVVKRLTERTEEIAQLISAENGKPIKWARGEVGRAVSVFRWAAEEARRFNAGDAQRLDTDAGGTGRLALTRRFPRGTVLGIAPFNFPLNLSAHKVAPAIAVGAPIILKPAPATPVSSLVLGEILAETDLPAGSWSVLPVPNDRMPALVQDERLPVISFTGSGPVGWSILDSAPRKHVTLELGGNGAAVVLADWSSEEDLDWAAQRIATFSNYQGGQSCISVQRVIADASLYERLVPKVVAAVEAQVTGDPSDASTDVGPLVSEDAAKRVESWVDEAVAAGATLLAGGKREGATYAPTVLADVPAGVTIACEEVFGPVLTLTRAEGEDAAFAAVNDSPYGLQAGVFTHDVQTAFRAHRALEVGGVIIGDVPSYRADQMPYGGAKQSGVGREGVRYAMDDYTYERVLVLTGLNL; this comes from the coding sequence GTGACCGCTCCCATCGCGTTCTGGCTGGCCGGCCGCGAGGCCACCGGCGAGGAGACCTTCGACGTCACGAATTCCTGGGACGGCCGTCTCGTCGGCACCGTGAGCGTGCCCACCGAGGCGCAGGTCGAGGAGGCCGTGGCCGCCGCGCACGCCGTGCGGGACGAGTTCGCCGCGACCCCCGCGTACGTCCGTGCCGCCGCCCTCGACCACGTCGTCAAGCGGCTCACCGAGCGCACCGAGGAGATCGCCCAGCTGATCTCCGCCGAGAACGGCAAGCCCATCAAGTGGGCCCGCGGCGAGGTCGGCCGTGCCGTCTCCGTCTTCCGCTGGGCCGCCGAGGAGGCCCGCCGCTTCAACGCCGGCGACGCCCAGCGCCTGGACACCGACGCCGGCGGCACCGGCCGCCTCGCGCTGACCCGCCGCTTCCCGCGCGGCACCGTGCTCGGCATCGCGCCCTTCAACTTCCCGCTCAACCTGAGCGCCCACAAGGTCGCCCCGGCCATCGCCGTCGGCGCCCCGATCATCCTCAAGCCCGCCCCGGCGACCCCGGTCTCCTCCCTGGTCCTCGGTGAGATCCTCGCCGAGACGGACCTGCCGGCCGGCTCCTGGAGCGTGCTGCCGGTGCCCAACGACCGCATGCCCGCCCTCGTCCAGGACGAGCGGCTGCCGGTCATCTCCTTCACGGGTTCCGGCCCGGTCGGCTGGTCGATCCTCGACTCCGCGCCGCGCAAGCACGTCACCCTGGAGCTCGGCGGCAACGGCGCGGCCGTGGTCCTCGCCGACTGGTCCTCCGAGGAGGACCTGGACTGGGCCGCGCAGCGCATCGCGACCTTCTCCAACTACCAGGGCGGTCAGTCCTGCATCTCCGTGCAGCGCGTCATCGCCGACGCCTCGCTGTACGAGCGCCTGGTGCCGAAGGTCGTCGCGGCCGTCGAGGCCCAGGTGACGGGCGACCCGTCCGACGCCTCCACCGACGTCGGCCCGCTGGTCAGCGAGGACGCCGCCAAGCGCGTCGAGTCCTGGGTGGACGAGGCCGTCGCCGCCGGTGCCACGCTGCTCGCCGGTGGCAAGCGCGAGGGCGCCACCTACGCGCCGACCGTCCTGGCGGACGTGCCGGCCGGCGTGACGATCGCCTGCGAGGAGGTCTTCGGCCCGGTCCTCACCCTCACCCGGGCCGAGGGCGAGGACGCGGCGTTCGCCGCCGTCAACGACTCCCCCTACGGCCTCCAGGCCGGCGTCTTCACCCACGACGTGCAGACCGCCTTCCGCGCGCACCGCGCGCTGGAGGTCGGCGGCGTGATCATCGGTGACGTGCCGTCCTACCGCGCCGACCAGATGCCGTACGGCGGCGCCAAGCAGTCCGGCGTGGGCCGCGAGGGCGTGCGCTACGCCATGGACGACTACACCTACGAGCGGGTGCTCGTCCTGACGGGCCTGAACCTGTAA
- a CDS encoding acyl-CoA dehydrogenase family protein codes for MSAPSVRPVSEREARQVAEAAREQDWKKPSFAKELFLGRFRLDLIHPHPTPPPDDVRRGEEFLAKLRDFCETRIDAARIEREARIPDETVNGLKELGALGMKIDVKYGGLGLTQVYYNKALCLVGSASPVVGALLSAHQSIGVPQPLKLFGTQEQKDTFLPRCARTDISAFLLTEPDVGSDPARLATTAVPDGDDYVLDGVKLWTTNGVVADLLVVMARVPKSEGHRGGITAFVVEAAAEGVTVERRNAFMGLRGIENGVTRFHQVRVPAAHRIGPEGAGLKIALTTLNTGRLSIPAMCVAGGKWSLKIAREWSAAREQWGKPIARHEAVGSKISFIAATTFALEGIVELSSQMADENRNDIRIEAALAKLYASEMGWLISDELVQIRGGRGYESAASLAARGERAVPAEQMLRDSRINRIFEGSTEIMHLLIAREAVDAHLSVAGDLIDPDKSLGDKARAGARAGGFYARWLPKLVAGPGQLPRTYSEFHPAGHRDLSGHLRYVERSSRKLARSTFYAMSRWQGRMETKQGFLGRIVDIGAELFAMSAACVRAEHLRVRGEHGSEAYELANAFCRQSRIRVEELFRRLWTNTDDLDRKVVSGVMAGSFEWLEAGVIDPSGDGPWIADATPGPAKAENVHRPIR; via the coding sequence ATGTCCGCACCATCCGTACGACCGGTCTCGGAGCGCGAAGCGCGCCAGGTGGCCGAAGCGGCCCGGGAACAGGACTGGAAGAAACCCAGCTTCGCCAAGGAACTCTTCCTCGGCCGGTTCCGGCTCGATCTGATCCACCCGCATCCCACCCCGCCGCCGGACGACGTCCGGCGCGGCGAGGAGTTCCTCGCCAAGCTGCGCGACTTCTGCGAGACGCGCATAGACGCCGCCCGCATCGAACGCGAGGCGCGGATCCCCGACGAGACGGTGAACGGGCTCAAGGAGCTCGGCGCCCTCGGCATGAAGATCGACGTCAAGTACGGCGGCCTCGGTCTCACCCAGGTCTACTACAACAAGGCGCTCTGCCTCGTGGGCTCCGCCAGCCCCGTCGTCGGCGCCCTGCTGTCCGCCCACCAGTCGATCGGTGTGCCCCAGCCGCTGAAGCTCTTCGGCACGCAGGAGCAGAAGGACACCTTCCTGCCCCGCTGCGCCCGCACCGACATCAGCGCCTTCCTGCTCACCGAGCCGGACGTCGGCTCCGACCCGGCCCGGCTGGCCACCACCGCCGTGCCCGACGGCGACGACTACGTCCTCGACGGCGTCAAGCTGTGGACCACCAACGGCGTCGTGGCCGACCTGCTCGTCGTGATGGCCCGCGTGCCCAAGAGCGAGGGGCACCGCGGCGGCATCACCGCCTTCGTCGTGGAGGCCGCCGCCGAGGGCGTCACCGTCGAGCGGCGCAACGCCTTCATGGGCCTGCGCGGCATCGAGAACGGCGTCACCCGCTTCCACCAGGTCCGCGTCCCCGCCGCGCACCGCATCGGCCCCGAGGGCGCCGGCCTGAAGATCGCGCTGACGACGCTCAACACCGGCCGGCTGTCGATCCCCGCCATGTGCGTCGCCGGCGGCAAGTGGTCCCTGAAGATCGCCCGCGAGTGGTCCGCCGCCCGGGAGCAGTGGGGCAAGCCCATCGCCCGGCACGAGGCGGTCGGCTCGAAGATCTCCTTCATCGCCGCGACGACCTTCGCCCTGGAGGGCATCGTCGAGCTCTCCAGCCAGATGGCCGACGAGAACCGCAACGACATCCGCATCGAGGCCGCCCTCGCCAAGCTCTACGCCAGCGAGATGGGCTGGCTGATCAGCGACGAACTGGTGCAGATCCGCGGCGGCCGCGGCTACGAGAGCGCCGCCTCCCTCGCCGCCCGCGGCGAGCGGGCGGTCCCCGCCGAGCAGATGCTGCGCGACTCGCGCATCAACCGCATCTTCGAGGGCTCCACCGAGATCATGCACCTGCTCATCGCCCGCGAGGCCGTCGACGCCCACCTCTCCGTCGCCGGCGACCTCATCGACCCGGACAAGTCCCTGGGCGACAAGGCCCGGGCCGGCGCCCGGGCCGGCGGCTTCTACGCCCGCTGGCTGCCCAAGCTCGTCGCCGGGCCCGGGCAGCTGCCGCGCACCTACTCCGAATTCCACCCCGCCGGTCACCGGGACCTCTCCGGCCACCTGCGTTACGTCGAGCGCTCCTCGCGCAAGCTCGCCCGCTCCACCTTCTACGCCATGTCCCGCTGGCAGGGCCGCATGGAGACCAAGCAGGGCTTCCTCGGCCGCATCGTCGACATCGGCGCCGAGCTCTTCGCCATGAGCGCGGCCTGCGTGCGCGCCGAGCACCTGCGCGTCCGCGGCGAGCACGGCAGCGAGGCGTACGAGCTGGCCAACGCCTTCTGCCGGCAGTCCCGCATCCGCGTCGAGGAGCTGTTCCGGCGGCTGTGGACCAACACCGACGACCTCGACCGCAAGGTCGTCTCCGGCGTCATGGCCGGCTCCTTCGAGTGGCTGGAGGCCGGCGTCATCGACCCCAGCGGCGACGGTCCCTGGATCGCCGACGCCACCCCCGGGCCCGCCAAGGCCGAGAACGTCCACCGGCCGATCCGCTGA
- the dxr gene encoding 1-deoxy-D-xylulose-5-phosphate reductoisomerase, whose amino-acid sequence MTDSLADPHLRYAAPHATDGGPRDIVILGSTGSIGTQAIDLVLRNPERFAVTALSAAGGRVDLLAEQAHRLRVRTVAVARADKAGELREALAARYGAEPLPEILAGPDAATEVARSECHTVLNGITGSIGLAPTLAALEAGRTLALANKESLIVGGPLVKAVAKPGQIIPVDSEHAALFQALLGGTRAEVRKLVVTASGGPFRGRSKAELATVTREDALAHPTWSMGPVITVNSATLVNKGLEVIEAHLLYDIPFERIEVVVHPQSYVHSMVEFTDGSTLAQATPPDMRGPIAIGLGWPDRVPDAAPAFDWSKASTWEFFPLDTDAFPSVGLARHVGALGGTAPAVFNAANEECVDAFLSGHLPFNGIVDTVAEVVAEHGTPATGTRLTLSDVLQAETWARARARELAARSAARTAQATSEARA is encoded by the coding sequence ATGACGGACTCCCTCGCTGACCCGCACCTGCGCTACGCCGCCCCCCACGCCACCGACGGCGGCCCGCGCGACATCGTGATCCTCGGTTCGACCGGCTCGATCGGCACCCAGGCCATCGACCTGGTGCTGCGCAACCCCGAGCGCTTCGCGGTGACCGCCCTGTCCGCCGCCGGCGGCCGGGTGGACCTCCTCGCGGAGCAGGCGCACAGACTGCGGGTCCGCACGGTCGCCGTCGCCCGGGCCGACAAGGCGGGGGAGCTGCGCGAGGCGCTGGCCGCGCGCTACGGCGCCGAGCCGCTCCCCGAGATCCTGGCCGGTCCGGACGCGGCCACCGAGGTGGCCCGCAGCGAGTGCCACACGGTCCTCAACGGCATCACCGGCTCGATCGGCCTTGCCCCCACCCTGGCCGCCCTGGAGGCCGGCCGCACGCTGGCCCTGGCCAACAAGGAGTCGCTGATCGTCGGCGGCCCGCTGGTCAAGGCCGTCGCCAAGCCCGGGCAGATCATCCCCGTGGACTCCGAGCACGCCGCGCTCTTCCAGGCGCTGCTGGGCGGCACCCGCGCCGAGGTCCGCAAGCTGGTGGTCACGGCCTCCGGCGGCCCCTTCCGCGGCCGCAGCAAGGCGGAGCTGGCCACGGTCACCCGCGAGGACGCCCTGGCGCACCCCACCTGGTCCATGGGACCCGTCATCACCGTGAATTCCGCCACCCTGGTCAACAAGGGCCTGGAGGTGATCGAGGCCCACCTGCTCTACGACATCCCCTTCGAGCGCATCGAGGTCGTCGTCCACCCGCAGTCCTACGTCCACTCGATGGTGGAGTTCACCGACGGCTCGACGCTCGCCCAGGCCACCCCGCCGGACATGCGCGGCCCCATCGCCATCGGCCTCGGCTGGCCCGACCGGGTGCCCGACGCCGCCCCCGCCTTCGACTGGTCCAAGGCCTCCACCTGGGAGTTCTTCCCGCTCGACACCGACGCCTTCCCCTCCGTCGGCCTCGCCCGGCACGTCGGCGCCCTCGGCGGCACGGCCCCGGCCGTCTTCAACGCCGCCAACGAGGAGTGCGTCGACGCGTTCCTGAGCGGACACCTGCCGTTCAATGGGATCGTGGACACCGTCGCCGAGGTGGTGGCGGAGCACGGCACCCCGGCCACGGGAACCCGCCTGACCCTCTCGGACGTCCTGCAAGCGGAGACCTGGGCCCGCGCCCGGGCCCGTGAACTGGCGGCCCGTTCGGCCGCCCGAACGGCGCAAGCGACCTCGGAGGCCCGCGCATGA
- a CDS encoding M50 family metallopeptidase, translated as MTTLMTVLGIVVFVVGLLFSIAWHELGHLSTAKMFGIRVPQYMVGFGPTVFSRKKGDTEYGLKAVPLGGYIRMIGMFPPGEDGKISARSTSPWRGMIEDARSAAYEELRPGDETRMFYTRKPWKRVIVMFAGPFMNLVLAVVIFLGVMMSFGVNTQTTTVSAVSDCVVAASSQTDKCAKGDKDSPAKAAGLRPKDKIVAFDGRRIGDWSTLQKDIRKTTGPATITVLRDGERLTLHADLISNQVQKYDGKGAPIKGQYVTAGFLGFTPATGVVQQSFGQSVDRMGDMVQSGVESLVALPGKIPDLWNAAFDGGERKADSPMGVVGAARVGGEVFNLDIPPSQQIATMLFLVAGFNLSLFLFNMLPLLPLDGGHIAGALWESVRRAVAKVFRRPDPGPFDVAKLMPVAYVVAGIFVCFTLLVLIADVVNPVRLT; from the coding sequence ATGACGACACTGATGACCGTCCTCGGGATAGTCGTCTTCGTGGTGGGTCTGCTCTTCTCCATCGCCTGGCACGAACTGGGCCACCTCTCGACGGCCAAGATGTTCGGCATCCGGGTGCCGCAGTACATGGTGGGCTTCGGGCCGACGGTGTTCTCGCGGAAGAAGGGCGACACCGAGTACGGCCTCAAGGCCGTACCGCTCGGCGGCTACATCCGCATGATCGGCATGTTCCCGCCCGGTGAGGACGGGAAGATCAGCGCCCGGTCCACCTCGCCCTGGCGCGGCATGATCGAGGACGCCCGTTCGGCGGCCTACGAGGAGCTGCGGCCGGGCGACGAGACGCGGATGTTCTACACGCGCAAGCCCTGGAAGCGCGTCATCGTGATGTTCGCGGGACCGTTCATGAACCTGGTCCTGGCCGTGGTGATCTTCCTTGGCGTGATGATGTCGTTCGGCGTCAACACCCAGACCACGACCGTCTCGGCCGTCTCGGACTGCGTCGTCGCGGCCAGTTCCCAGACCGACAAGTGCGCCAAGGGCGACAAGGACTCCCCGGCCAAGGCGGCCGGGCTCCGGCCCAAGGACAAGATCGTGGCCTTCGACGGCCGCAGGATCGGTGACTGGAGCACGCTCCAGAAGGACATCCGCAAGACCACCGGCCCCGCCACGATCACGGTCCTGCGCGACGGCGAGCGCCTGACCCTGCACGCCGACCTGATCTCCAACCAGGTCCAGAAGTACGACGGCAAGGGCGCCCCCATCAAGGGCCAGTACGTCACCGCGGGCTTCCTCGGCTTCACGCCCGCCACCGGCGTCGTCCAGCAGTCGTTCGGACAGTCCGTCGACCGTATGGGCGACATGGTCCAGTCCGGTGTGGAATCGCTGGTCGCGCTGCCCGGCAAGATCCCCGACCTGTGGAACGCCGCCTTCGACGGCGGCGAGCGCAAGGCCGACTCGCCCATGGGCGTCGTGGGCGCGGCCCGCGTCGGCGGCGAGGTGTTCAACCTCGACATCCCGCCGTCGCAGCAGATCGCGACCATGCTCTTCCTGGTCGCGGGCTTCAACCTCTCGCTGTTCCTGTTCAACATGCTGCCCCTGCTGCCGCTGGACGGCGGGCACATCGCGGGCGCGCTGTGGGAGTCGGTGCGGCGGGCGGTCGCCAAGGTCTTCCGGCGCCCCGACCCCGGTCCGTTCGACGTGGCGAAGCTGATGCCGGTCGCGTACGTGGTGGCGGGCATCTTCGTCTGCTTCACGCTGCTGGTGCTCATCGCCGACGTGGTGAACCCGGTGCGGCTGACCTAG
- the ispG gene encoding flavodoxin-dependent (E)-4-hydroxy-3-methylbut-2-enyl-diphosphate synthase — MTAISLGMPSVPTKLADRRVSRKIQVGSVAVGGDAPVSVQSMTTTRTSDIGATLQQIAELTASGCQIVRVACPTQDDADALPVIARKSQIPVIADIHFQPKYVFAAIDAGCAAVRVNPGNIKQFDDKVKEIAKAASDAGTPIRIGVNAGSLDRRLLQKYGKATPEALVESALWEASLFEEHGFRDIKISVKHNDPVVMVNAYRQLAAQCDYPLHLGVTEAGPAFQGTIKSAVAFGALLSEGIGDTIRVSLSAPPAEEIKVGIQILESLNLRQRRLEIVSCPSCGRAQVDVYKLAEEVTAGLEGMEVPLRVAVMGCVVNGPGEAREADLGVASGNGKGQIFVKGEVIKTVPESKIVETLIEEAMKIAEQMEKDGVASGEPTISVAG; from the coding sequence ATGACTGCGATTTCGCTTGGAATGCCTTCCGTTCCGACCAAGCTCGCCGACCGCAGGGTCAGCCGCAAGATCCAGGTCGGATCCGTGGCCGTCGGCGGTGACGCCCCCGTGTCGGTGCAGTCCATGACCACCACGCGCACGTCCGACATCGGTGCGACGTTGCAGCAGATCGCCGAGCTGACGGCGTCGGGTTGTCAGATCGTGCGTGTGGCGTGTCCGACTCAGGACGACGCGGACGCGCTGCCGGTCATTGCGAGGAAGTCGCAGATCCCGGTGATCGCGGACATTCACTTCCAGCCGAAGTACGTGTTCGCGGCGATCGACGCGGGGTGTGCGGCGGTGCGGGTCAATCCGGGCAACATCAAGCAGTTCGACGACAAGGTCAAGGAGATCGCCAAGGCGGCTTCCGACGCGGGGACGCCGATCCGTATCGGTGTGAACGCGGGTTCGCTGGACCGTCGTCTGCTGCAGAAGTACGGCAAGGCCACCCCCGAGGCGCTGGTGGAGTCGGCGTTGTGGGAGGCGTCGCTGTTCGAGGAGCACGGCTTCCGCGACATCAAGATCTCGGTCAAGCACAACGACCCGGTCGTGATGGTCAACGCCTACCGGCAGCTGGCCGCCCAGTGCGACTACCCGCTGCACCTGGGTGTGACCGAGGCGGGCCCGGCCTTCCAGGGCACCATCAAGTCCGCCGTGGCTTTCGGGGCCCTGCTCTCCGAGGGCATCGGCGACACCATCCGCGTGTCGCTGTCGGCTCCGCCGGCGGAGGAGATCAAGGTCGGTATCCAGATCCTGGAGTCGCTGAACCTGCGCCAGCGTCGTCTGGAGATCGTCTCCTGTCCGTCCTGCGGCCGCGCGCAGGTGGACGTCTACAAGCTGGCCGAGGAGGTCACCGCCGGCTTGGAGGGCATGGAGGTGCCGCTGCGGGTCGCGGTCATGGGCTGTGTCGTCAACGGTCCCGGTGAGGCCCGTGAGGCGGATCTGGGTGTGGCGTCCGGCAACGGCAAGGGGCAGATCTTCGTCAAGGGCGAGGTCATCAAGACCGTTCCCGAGTCCAAGATCGTGGAGACCCTCATCGAGGAGGCCATGAAGATCGCCGAGCAGATGGAGAAGGACGGCGTCGCCTCCGGCGAGCCCACCATCAGCGTCGCCGGCTGA
- a CDS encoding GNAT family N-acetyltransferase, whose protein sequence is MLTTTTTRVLDPGDLDAALAVLDRDPVANAFVAARVKIAGLDPWRLGGEMWGWYADGRLESLCYAGANLVPICAGPEAVRAFADRARRAGRRCSSIVGPDRATAELWSLLEPHWGPAREVRPHQPLMVTESMPPDVEPDPLVRRVRKDEMETIMPACVAMFTEEVGVSPMAGDGGLLYQARVAELVGSGRSFARVEDGRVVFKAEIGAATDRACQIQGVWVAPEHRGRGLSVTGMAAVLGYALREVAPVVSLYVNDYNTAARAAYRRVGFREVGAFMSVLF, encoded by the coding sequence GTGTTGACGACGACCACCACCAGGGTCCTCGACCCCGGCGACCTCGACGCGGCCCTCGCCGTCCTGGACCGCGACCCGGTGGCCAACGCCTTCGTCGCCGCCCGCGTGAAGATCGCCGGCCTCGACCCCTGGCGGCTCGGCGGCGAGATGTGGGGCTGGTACGCCGACGGCCGTCTGGAGTCGCTCTGCTACGCCGGCGCCAACCTCGTGCCCATCTGCGCCGGTCCCGAGGCCGTACGGGCCTTCGCCGACCGCGCCCGCCGGGCTGGCCGCCGCTGCTCCTCCATCGTCGGTCCCGACCGGGCCACCGCCGAGCTGTGGTCCCTCCTGGAACCGCACTGGGGACCGGCCCGCGAGGTCCGCCCCCACCAGCCGCTCATGGTCACCGAGTCCATGCCGCCGGACGTCGAGCCCGACCCGCTCGTCCGCCGCGTCCGCAAGGACGAGATGGAAACGATCATGCCGGCGTGCGTCGCGATGTTCACCGAGGAGGTCGGCGTCTCACCGATGGCCGGCGACGGCGGACTGCTCTACCAGGCCCGCGTCGCCGAGCTGGTCGGCTCCGGCCGCTCGTTCGCCCGCGTCGAGGACGGCCGGGTCGTCTTCAAGGCCGAGATCGGCGCGGCCACCGACCGGGCCTGCCAGATCCAGGGCGTCTGGGTCGCCCCCGAGCACCGGGGCCGCGGCCTGTCCGTCACCGGCATGGCGGCCGTCCTGGGCTACGCCCTGCGCGAGGTCGCCCCCGTGGTGAGCCTCTACGTCAACGACTACAACACCGCCGCCCGCGCCGCCTACCGACGGGTCGGATTCCGCGAGGTCGGCGCGTTCATGAGCGTGCTGTTCTGA
- a CDS encoding GNAT family N-acetyltransferase, which produces MDDIAVGPLDLARRVDEALAVQAVAFGLTAEEVAVRRHIVLRHLACPGARALGATTPDGRLVGFVYGMPNDRTHWWSTVVEPYLRTNGYDDWLDGSFVITELHVHPAFQNRRIGRTLITSITATAQERRSILSAIDKESPARALYRKLGYRDLARHVVFPSAPSPYAVMGAELPLQG; this is translated from the coding sequence ATGGATGACATCGCGGTCGGACCGCTCGACCTCGCCCGACGGGTGGACGAGGCACTCGCCGTACAGGCGGTCGCCTTCGGGCTGACGGCGGAGGAGGTCGCCGTACGGCGCCACATCGTGCTCCGCCACCTCGCCTGCCCCGGTGCCCGGGCCCTCGGGGCGACGACGCCGGACGGCCGGCTCGTCGGCTTCGTCTACGGCATGCCGAACGACCGCACGCACTGGTGGTCCACCGTCGTCGAACCGTATCTGCGCACCAACGGCTACGACGACTGGCTGGACGGCTCCTTCGTCATCACCGAACTCCACGTCCACCCCGCCTTCCAGAACCGCCGCATCGGCCGCACCCTCATCACCTCGATCACGGCGACGGCGCAGGAGCGGCGCTCGATCCTGTCGGCCATCGACAAGGAGAGCCCGGCCCGGGCCCTCTACCGCAAGCTCGGCTACCGCGACCTGGCGCGGCACGTGGTCTTCCCGAGCGCCCCGAGTCCGTACGCGGTGATGGGGGCGGAGCTGCCCCTGCAGGGGTGA
- a CDS encoding proline--tRNA ligase → MAHVQRMSTTMLRTLRDDPADAETASHRLLVRAGYVRRTSAGVWTWLPLGKKVLDNVIRVVREEMDAIGGQEVLLPALLPKEPYETSGRWEEYGDLLFRLRDRKGAEYLLGPTHEEIFTLTVKDQCTSYKDLPVILYQIQTKYRDEARPRSGVLRGREFQMKDSYSFDTTDEGLAESYRLHRAAYARVFERLGLDHRVVSAVSGAMGGSRSEEFLAPAAAGEDTFVDCPSCDYAANTEAVTAVVASSDPSGHGPMEELDTPGTPTIESLARHLGVPASATLKNLLVKVDGEITAVGVPGDREVDLGKLGEHLAPAVVELVTAEDFTGRPDLVRGYVGPQGLKIRYIADPRVAPGTAWVTGANKPDTHARDVVCGRDFEVDDYLDVVVVEPGDPCPACGAGLEIGRAIEIGHIFQLGRKYADVFGLDVLGPQGKPVRVTMGSYGIGVSRAVAALAEQTHDGAGLCWPREVAPADVHVVAAGKAAQTELASALAERLAGAGVRVLLDDRAGVSPGVKFTDAELIGVPTILVVGRGAPDGVVELKDRRTGHREDLPVEEAVARLAELARGTR, encoded by the coding sequence ATGGCCCACGTCCAGCGCATGTCCACGACGATGCTGAGGACCTTGCGCGACGACCCGGCCGACGCCGAGACCGCCAGCCACCGGCTGCTGGTGCGCGCCGGCTACGTCCGCCGCACGTCCGCGGGCGTCTGGACGTGGCTGCCGCTCGGCAAGAAGGTCCTCGACAACGTCATCCGCGTCGTGCGCGAGGAGATGGACGCCATCGGCGGCCAGGAGGTCCTGCTGCCGGCGCTGCTGCCCAAGGAGCCCTACGAGACGAGCGGCCGCTGGGAGGAGTACGGCGACCTGCTCTTCCGGCTGCGCGACCGCAAGGGCGCGGAGTACCTCCTCGGGCCCACGCACGAGGAGATCTTCACGCTGACGGTCAAGGACCAGTGCACGTCCTACAAGGACCTGCCCGTGATCCTCTATCAGATCCAGACGAAGTACCGCGACGAGGCGCGGCCCCGCTCCGGGGTGCTGCGCGGCCGCGAGTTCCAGATGAAGGACTCGTACTCCTTCGACACCACCGACGAGGGCCTGGCCGAGTCCTACCGGCTGCACCGTGCCGCGTACGCGCGCGTCTTCGAGCGCCTGGGCCTGGACCACCGCGTCGTCTCCGCCGTCTCGGGGGCGATGGGCGGCTCGCGGTCGGAGGAGTTCCTCGCCCCCGCGGCGGCCGGCGAGGACACGTTCGTGGACTGCCCCTCGTGCGACTACGCGGCCAACACCGAGGCGGTGACGGCCGTCGTGGCGAGCTCCGACCCGTCCGGGCACGGCCCGATGGAGGAGCTGGACACCCCCGGCACGCCCACCATCGAGAGCCTCGCCCGGCACCTGGGCGTGCCCGCCTCCGCGACCCTCAAGAACCTCCTGGTGAAGGTCGACGGCGAGATCACCGCGGTCGGCGTGCCCGGCGACCGGGAAGTGGACCTCGGCAAGCTGGGTGAGCATCTCGCCCCCGCCGTCGTCGAGTTGGTCACCGCCGAGGACTTCACCGGCCGGCCCGACCTCGTCCGCGGCTACGTCGGCCCGCAGGGGCTGAAGATCCGTTACATCGCCGACCCGCGCGTCGCGCCCGGCACGGCCTGGGTGACCGGCGCCAACAAGCCCGACACACACGCTCGCGACGTCGTCTGCGGCCGCGACTTCGAGGTGGACGACTACCTGGACGTGGTCGTCGTCGAGCCCGGGGACCCCTGCCCCGCCTGCGGAGCGGGACTGGAGATCGGGCGGGCGATCGAAATCGGCCACATCTTCCAACTGGGCCGGAAGTACGCCGACGTCTTCGGCCTGGACGTCCTCGGCCCGCAGGGCAAGCCCGTGCGGGTCACGATGGGGTCGTACGGCATCGGCGTCTCCCGGGCCGTGGCCGCGCTCGCCGAGCAGACGCACGACGGAGCCGGCCTGTGCTGGCCCCGCGAGGTGGCCCCGGCGGACGTCCACGTCGTGGCGGCGGGCAAGGCGGCCCAGACGGAACTGGCCTCGGCCCTCGCCGAGCGGCTCGCCGGGGCGGGGGTCCGCGTGCTGCTGGACGACCGCGCGGGCGTCTCGCCGGGTGTGAAGTTCACCGACGCGGAACTGATCGGCGTGCCGACGATCCTCGTCGTGGGACGAGGTGCCCCCGACGGAGTCGTCGAACTGAAGGACCGTCGCACGGGCCACCGCGAGGACCTGCCGGTGGAGGAGGCGGTGGCGCGGCTGGCGGAGCTGGCGCGGGGCACGCGCTGA